A single Anatilimnocola floriformis DNA region contains:
- a CDS encoding DUF485 domain-containing protein: MNKPPPPPSAEVLAIRSYNARLGIVLFVFYLAAYIGFVGLSASESGRGILRQASLGGVNVAVLYGFGLIFGAFIVSIVYMLLCKNLTSSAS; the protein is encoded by the coding sequence ATGAATAAGCCTCCCCCGCCGCCGTCCGCCGAAGTTTTGGCCATTCGCAGTTACAACGCCCGCTTGGGCATTGTGCTGTTTGTGTTTTATTTGGCTGCTTATATCGGCTTTGTCGGGCTATCGGCTTCCGAAAGTGGCCGGGGCATTTTGCGGCAGGCTTCGCTGGGCGGTGTGAATGTCGCGGTGCTGTACGGCTTTGGTTTAATTTTCGGGGCGTTTATCGTCTCGATCGTTTACATGCTTCTCTGCAAGAATCTCACCTCGTCGGCGTCATAA
- a CDS encoding D-alanyl-D-alanine carboxypeptidase family protein, whose product MNRRNFLLSSALALTCSRSFAQDPKQKPDRLAGPPLVTAKGWAIIDAENGKFLWGEHENEPLVIASTTKIMTAWLTLQLAKDKPEFLQQRVTISEAAAKTTGSSAKVEAGDRFVLRELLHGLLLPSGNDAAAAIAEHCGPAYRQKGDPDDAVEAFVAQMNRQANDWKLAQTKYFDPHGLGKNHASPANLAQIAWQAMQNETFRKIVSTRRYEGTAVDAKDEKRTVVWNNTNRLLEIEGFVGIKTGTTTAAGNCLVSQGQRGKDKLIIVVLGSTSADGRYVDTRNLYRWAWRERGHKDE is encoded by the coding sequence ATGAACCGCCGCAACTTTCTCCTTTCGAGCGCGCTCGCGCTAACCTGCTCTCGATCGTTTGCTCAAGATCCCAAACAAAAACCCGATCGTCTCGCCGGCCCGCCTCTGGTAACCGCCAAGGGTTGGGCGATCATCGACGCCGAGAACGGCAAATTTCTCTGGGGAGAGCACGAGAATGAACCGCTCGTCATTGCCAGCACCACCAAAATCATGACGGCTTGGCTGACGTTGCAGTTGGCCAAAGACAAGCCGGAGTTTTTGCAGCAGCGAGTCACTATTTCCGAAGCTGCGGCGAAAACGACTGGTTCATCGGCAAAGGTCGAAGCCGGCGATCGGTTCGTGCTGCGAGAGTTGCTGCACGGCTTACTCTTGCCATCGGGCAACGATGCCGCGGCCGCCATCGCCGAGCATTGCGGTCCGGCGTATCGACAGAAGGGTGATCCAGACGATGCCGTTGAAGCCTTCGTTGCGCAGATGAATCGTCAGGCCAACGACTGGAAACTCGCGCAGACCAAGTATTTTGATCCTCACGGTTTGGGAAAGAACCATGCGAGCCCGGCGAACCTCGCGCAGATCGCCTGGCAGGCGATGCAGAACGAAACATTTCGGAAGATCGTTTCCACTCGCCGTTACGAAGGAACTGCCGTCGACGCCAAGGATGAAAAGCGAACCGTCGTCTGGAACAACACCAACCGCTTGCTCGAGATCGAAGGTTTCGTAGGTATTAAAACCGGTACGACGACCGCGGCTGGCAACTGCCTGGTCTCGCAAGGTCAGCGCGGCAAAGACAAGCTGATCATCGTTGTCCTCGGCAGCACGAGCGCCGACGGCAGGTACGTCGACACTCGAAATCTCTACCGCTGGGCTTGGCGGGAGCGAGGGCACAAGGATGAATAG
- a CDS encoding sodium/solute symporter, producing MIHETSYSAIAVFGFFVAVVLAISFYLGSKAKSASGYYAAHGEIPWLVNGVAFAGDYLSAASFLGICGLIAFYGYDGFLYSIGYLAGWIVALLVIAEPLKRMGKFTFADALDAKFHSQGIKLAAAISTLVVSLFYLIPQMVGAGALIKPLLGVEQHWVGVVGVGVVVVMIVVTAGMVSTTWVQFIKGALLVLFCTILTGMILRAGFTTDAQSTANKYESRLLSDFETGGGGDFEILPRTGDWTAEKAKDFSLVKNKDGTVRVWHKVKRTATVEMQEVQSSQVINGKVHVNGLPQERGKHDFMPVGRVVSLPGDATKTAPLGPFSYLSTLQQSEVETWSNLKLKDAAGLETAIYYPTVKSGSDLMMPGASPTFAGVRSPKWQDKLNFFSLMLALFGGTASLPHILIRYYTVKDESAARKSTVIGIASIGFFYILTLYLGLGAMTSGVLDPTSTNMAAPLLARKFGEFMFAVISAIAFTTVLGTVSGLILAASGAVAHDLLSNFLKWEMTDHEKVRAGKISAVVVGGIAIVLGILFESFNVTFLVGWAFNIAASANLPSLIMVLFWKRTTKQGITAAIFVGMISSLAWVLLSADAFTSLYKLKAEQSLAPFSQPAIITVPLGFLVLIVVSLMTKPQEEVPQS from the coding sequence ATGATTCACGAAACGTCCTATTCGGCGATTGCCGTGTTCGGTTTCTTCGTCGCAGTAGTGCTGGCCATCAGCTTTTACTTGGGCTCGAAGGCCAAGTCGGCTTCGGGCTATTACGCGGCACATGGCGAAATTCCCTGGCTGGTCAACGGCGTGGCCTTTGCTGGCGATTATTTGTCGGCGGCGTCGTTCCTCGGCATTTGCGGGTTGATTGCCTTCTACGGATATGACGGCTTTCTCTATTCGATTGGTTATCTCGCGGGCTGGATTGTAGCGCTGCTGGTAATCGCCGAGCCGCTGAAGCGGATGGGCAAATTCACGTTTGCCGACGCGCTCGATGCCAAGTTTCATAGCCAGGGCATCAAGCTGGCTGCGGCCATCAGCACGCTAGTGGTTAGCCTGTTCTATCTCATTCCGCAAATGGTCGGCGCTGGCGCCCTCATCAAGCCGTTGCTCGGAGTGGAGCAGCATTGGGTCGGGGTGGTCGGTGTCGGCGTGGTCGTGGTAATGATCGTGGTCACGGCGGGGATGGTTTCGACCACGTGGGTGCAATTCATCAAAGGCGCGTTGCTCGTGCTGTTCTGCACGATTCTCACAGGGATGATCTTGCGAGCGGGTTTCACGACCGACGCGCAGTCGACGGCGAACAAATACGAGTCACGCTTGCTGAGTGATTTCGAAACAGGTGGCGGCGGAGATTTCGAGATCCTGCCGCGAACGGGAGACTGGACTGCCGAGAAAGCGAAAGACTTCAGCCTGGTGAAGAACAAGGATGGCACGGTGCGCGTCTGGCACAAAGTGAAACGGACGGCGACCGTCGAAATGCAGGAAGTGCAATCGTCGCAAGTGATCAACGGCAAGGTGCATGTGAATGGCCTGCCGCAGGAACGGGGCAAACATGACTTTATGCCGGTCGGTCGTGTAGTGAGTTTGCCCGGAGATGCGACGAAGACGGCGCCACTCGGGCCGTTCTCGTACCTGTCGACGCTGCAGCAAAGCGAAGTCGAAACCTGGTCGAATCTCAAGCTGAAAGACGCTGCCGGCCTGGAGACGGCCATCTATTATCCCACGGTGAAATCGGGCAGCGATCTGATGATGCCGGGCGCGAGCCCGACGTTTGCTGGCGTGCGCAGCCCGAAGTGGCAAGACAAGTTGAACTTCTTTTCGCTCATGCTCGCGCTGTTCGGCGGCACGGCTTCGCTGCCACACATTCTGATTCGCTATTACACGGTGAAGGACGAATCGGCTGCCCGCAAAAGTACGGTCATCGGCATCGCCAGCATCGGCTTCTTCTATATTCTCACGCTTTATCTGGGCCTGGGTGCGATGACCAGCGGCGTGCTCGATCCCACGAGCACCAACATGGCCGCTCCGCTCCTCGCGCGCAAATTCGGCGAGTTCATGTTCGCAGTGATTTCGGCGATTGCGTTTACTACGGTGCTCGGCACGGTTAGCGGTTTGATTCTCGCGGCGAGCGGCGCGGTTGCGCACGACCTGCTCTCGAACTTCCTCAAGTGGGAAATGACCGATCACGAAAAAGTGCGGGCCGGCAAAATCTCCGCCGTGGTGGTCGGCGGCATCGCGATTGTTCTCGGTATTTTGTTCGAGAGCTTTAACGTGACGTTCCTCGTCGGCTGGGCGTTCAATATCGCCGCGTCGGCCAACTTGCCGTCGCTAATCATGGTCCTTTTCTGGAAGCGGACGACGAAGCAAGGCATCACCGCCGCGATTTTCGTCGGCATGATCAGTTCGCTGGCCTGGGTGCTGCTCAGCGCTGACGCTTTCACCAGTCTCTACAAGCTGAAAGCCGAACAATCCCTCGCGCCATTCAGTCAACCGGCGATCATCACCGTGCCGCTGGGTTTCTTGGTGCTGATTGTGGTGTCATTGATGACCAAGCCGCAGGAAGAAGTTCCCCAAAGCTAG